GTCCGTCGCAAGCGAGCCTCCAGCGTTTGCGCCCGGATTGTTGATCTGCATGTATGCCGCAGCGATTGCGACAGGGCCTCCTACGTATTGCGCACCGAGGCTATAGGCTCGATTGTTCGCAAAGCCGCCCGGCTGGTTGCTGAACCCGTAAAGACCGCCGAATGTAAAGCCACCGAGAACGGGACTCGTGTATTTCACGGAATTGTTGAGCCGGAATGAGTTGTCGGTGTTGTCATTGTCGTAGGGGTGCGAAAGCAGATAACCGGCCCAGTTACCATTCGCCGTCAATGGTGCAAGGTAGTCTACGACGGAGTCGTACTGACGACCCAGCGTTACTGTGCCATACCGATCTGAATTCACACCGACGTAGGCCTGACGACCGAACATGCGCCCCGACTGTCCCAGTTTTCCGGAGTTCACGTCAAAGCCATTTTCGAGCGTGAAAATAGCCTTCAATCCTCCGCCAAGATCCTCGGAACCGCGCAGCCCCCACCGGCTCCCCTGCGCAAAGCCGCTCTGCATCTGAACTGCCGAATGCCCGCCCGTGTTATTCGTATAGTTCAAACCTTCGTCGATCAAGCCATACAGCGTTACGCTGGTTTGCGCCATTGCTACCGTCGGGACAGCAACACAGCCGAGCGCCGCACCGGCGATCAGGAGCTTCTTCATTTCATCGATTCCTTGATATGTTGACCAGTCTTCTGTCCATCGCCAGCGTCTCTCGACATCCCGCACAGCGAACCCCTGACCGAAGAAGGCCACACTCTAGGAGCATTAAAATTCCACTCTGTCAGCAATTCAGTATTGCTGAAATTCTGTTGCGTCCATTCCACTGCCAGGACACAACACCAGCTTTAAAGAGCCGGCGCGTAACCAGCCTGGTCTCCTAGACCCCGCTCCACACCAGATCTGGATGCATCTGCATGGGGTTTCCCGTCGACCGCTGAGCGTGTTCGAACGACCTCTTCTCGTAAAACCCCGCCACAAAGTCTATAAAGGCGCGGAGGACGATTGGCATATGTCTATGGCTGGAATATAGAAGCCAAACCGTCCATTCACTCTCGCAAAGCTCGGCATCGTTGAGGACCATCCGCAATCTTCCGTCCGACAACTCGTCCATAACGACAGACCTCGGAAGTCGGGCGATTCCCAGTCCAGCACACGCGGCCCTCTTCACCATTAGCGGACTTTGCAAATTCATGATTGGGCGAACCACGACACGCTGCGTTCCATTTCGATCGCGAAACTCCCAATATCGACTCGGGGCATCGGACGCGAGGAGCACATCGTGCGATGCCAGATCGGCAAGTGCTCGTGGCGCGGCATGCCGCTCGAGATACGATGGACTCGCGACAATCACGTCGCACGTTTGCGCGATTGGCTTGCATATGAGCGATGAGTCTTTGAGTCGCCGCGCGGCGTTGAAGCAAATGTCGAATCCTGCAGGATCTATATCCGACATAGTCTCGAAAACGGACAGTTCGAAATTCATTCGCGGCTGGATACTTCTGTATCCGGTGAGTAAATGCGGGAGATCTGTCGACGCAAACGACGCCGATGCAGAAATACGGAGACAACCGGCAGGTTGCTGCGTCGCGTCTGCAACGCACTCGTCCATTGATTCCAGAAGCTTCATGAGATCAATGGCATATTCCAGATATTGCTTTCCAACTGGCGTCAGCGAAACGTGTCTTGTCGTTCGATTCACGAGACGAACATCGAGATCCTTCTCAAGCATCGCGACGCCGCGCGTAACGACTGAACTTGACACCCTTAGCTGCTTTGCGGCTTCAGCAAAACTCAGACATTGGGCGACCGTCACAAATATACGGATGGAAGCGAGCTTATTCATTGGAATGGAGCGGAAATCAAAGGATCCGATGGCGTCTCATCCCTTGTCACAAGACGTCAGGTTGCCCGCAAGTTGACACAGATTTCGACAGGTAGGTATCGAAAGGGTACAGAGGCACGCTTGCGCGTTTCCGTCAATCCGATTACGAACCTGTTATCTTCTTCTCCAGATCCCTGCTCCACCGGGAGAGACTCGCGCTTCTTCGAGGATTCCCACTATCGAGCCGCATCGAAGACTGAGCCTATTCATCATCGTTTAAGCGATGCTTAAGCAACCTACTAGAGAAATTATAGGTAGATGTACTAGACCGAAATTCTTATCGGAAAGCGCGACGTTATTGGTTTTATTACGCTGCGAGGATCTGTTGTGTTTTTTTCAGTGCGACGTCGTAGCTCAACGGTTACTTTGCAGGGTACGGAGGAAAAGCCGTCCTGGCGAGGACAGGCTCTTGGGAAGATCACAATAGACTGCGATTAGGCTGTCGCTTTATAACCCATCGTACGTGCGGACAATACTTCGTCTATGTCGAATGCCGCGCCTGCCCACCAGTGCCAAGCGCACGACCGGCAACTCGAGAGAGCGACACGACTATTGCAAGCGTCGCGAGATACGCGGCAATCTGAATTCCTGCCGGTCTCGCGGTATAGCCAATGAGGGCATGCAGCATCTTTCCGACGACACTGGTCTCCGCGAGCAGCCAGGATGTATCCCACATAGCGTCTCCCAAAGACGGCAAAAGCCCCGCTGATACGAGATAGCCGATGCCCTGACTGGCCATGCCTGCCGCAAGGAGAACGATGAGTGCGTTGGTCACCGAAAAGAGGCGCTTCAGCGGGATCTGAAGCAGTCCGGCATACATGCCTGCGCCGATGCCCACACCGCCGGCAACGCCCAGCAGGGCACCCAGGACCATCTGGGGAGTTTGACCGGGCTCACCGACTGCAATGCCATAGAGAAACAGAACCGTTTCTGATCCCTCGCGAAGCACGGCCACCCCCACGACTACGGCGAGACCCGTGAGCGGCCGACTGCCGGCTGCGACCGCCTTACCGACCGCGGCAATCTGCTTCGCCATTTCACGACTATGCTTGCCCATCCACACGCTATGCCATGCAAGCATAACGACTGCAACAAACATGACGCAGGCATTGAAGACTTCCTGACCCATTCCGGAAGCCCACGAAGAAATGACATCTGCAAAGACGGCGATGAGGCCGGCACCGACAATCCCGCCAAGCAGGCCGCCACTCACCCACCATCCCCGATGGACAACCCCCTTGGTCGCTGCGAGCACAATCGAGACAACCAACGCTGCTTCAAGAACTTCGCGGAAAACGATAAGCGCAGTAGATAGCATG
The Paraburkholderia terrae genome window above contains:
- a CDS encoding porin, which produces MKKLLIAGAALGCVAVPTVAMAQTSVTLYGLIDEGLNYTNNTGGHSAVQMQSGFAQGSRWGLRGSEDLGGGLKAIFTLENGFDVNSGKLGQSGRMFGRQAYVGVNSDRYGTVTLGRQYDSVVDYLAPLTANGNWAGYLLSHPYDNDNTDNSFRLNNSVKYTSPVLGGFTFGGLYGFSNQPGGFANNRAYSLGAQYVGGPVAIAAAYMQINNPGANAGGSLATDDTDFFAGRQQVWGAGINYTLGSTILGFAYSHTSLNDATGSVYTGNFANTATSLKFDNFEVNAKYQFVKNAFVGAMYSYTLGHFDSTAGNSKPKWHQVGLMADYNLSSRTDVYVQGMYQHASGGTGVAAPLNTAFITGTDAPSTTANQFAARVGIRHVF
- a CDS encoding LysR family transcriptional regulator, yielding MNKLASIRIFVTVAQCLSFAEAAKQLRVSSSVVTRGVAMLEKDLDVRLVNRTTRHVSLTPVGKQYLEYAIDLMKLLESMDECVADATQQPAGCLRISASASFASTDLPHLLTGYRSIQPRMNFELSVFETMSDIDPAGFDICFNAARRLKDSSLICKPIAQTCDVIVASPSYLERHAAPRALADLASHDVLLASDAPSRYWEFRDRNGTQRVVVRPIMNLQSPLMVKRAACAGLGIARLPRSVVMDELSDGRLRMVLNDAELCESEWTVWLLYSSHRHMPIVLRAFIDFVAGFYEKRSFEHAQRSTGNPMQMHPDLVWSGV
- a CDS encoding FTR1 family iron permease — protein: MLSTALIVFREVLEAALVVSIVLAATKGVVHRGWWVSGGLLGGIVGAGLIAVFADVISSWASGMGQEVFNACVMFVAVVMLAWHSVWMGKHSREMAKQIAAVGKAVAAGSRPLTGLAVVVGVAVLREGSETVLFLYGIAVGEPGQTPQMVLGALLGVAGGVGIGAGMYAGLLQIPLKRLFSVTNALIVLLAAGMASQGIGYLVSAGLLPSLGDAMWDTSWLLAETSVVGKMLHALIGYTARPAGIQIAAYLATLAIVVSLSRVAGRALGTGGQARHST